In Apis cerana isolate GH-2021 linkage group LG5, AcerK_1.0, whole genome shotgun sequence, a single genomic region encodes these proteins:
- the LOC107997818 gene encoding acetylcholine receptor subunit alpha-like isoform X4, with translation MMKSLVGIMWIVLVLISGCSGNPDAKRLYDDLLSNYNKLVRPVVNVTDALTVKIKLKLSQLIDVNLKNQIMTTNLWVEQSWYDYKLKWDPKEYGGVEMLHVPSDHIWRPDIVLYNNADGNFEVTLATKATLNYTGRVEWKPPAIYKSSCEIDVEYFPFDEQTCVMKFGSWTYDGFQVDLRHIDEIRGSNVVDIGVDLSEFYTSVEWDILEVPAVRNEKFYTCCDEPYLDITFNITMRRKTLFYTVNLIIPCMGISFLTVLVFYLPSDSGEKAAIPDR, from the exons ATGATGAAGAGCCTGGTGGGGATCATGTGGATAGTGTTGGTGCTCATATCAG GATGCTCGGGAAATCCGGACGCGAAGCGGCTGTACGACGACCTCCTGTCGAATTACAACAAGCTGGTTCGTCCAGTGGTCAACGTCACAGACGCCCTCACCGTTAAAATCAAGCTCAAACTCTCTCAGTTGATCGACGTA AATctgaaaaatcaaatcatgACAACGAACCTCTGGGTAGAACAG TCATGGTACGATTACAAGTTAAAATGGGATCCAAAGGAATATGGTGGGGTGGAAATGCTGCACGTGCCATCCGATCATATATGGAGGCCCGATATAGTTTTGTACAACAA CGCCGACGGTAATTTCGAGGTAACGCTGGCAACGAAGGCGACGCTGAATTACACAGGGAGGGTCGAATGGAAGCCACCGGCCATATACAAATCCTCTTGCGAGATCGACGTAGAATACTTTCCGTTCGACGAGCAAACGTGCGTCATGAAGTTTGGCTCGTGGACTTACGACGGCTTCCAG GTTGATCTTCGACACATCGACGAAATTCGTGGCAGCAATGTCGTCGACATCGGCGTTGATCTGTCCGAGTTTTATACTTCCGTCGAGTGGGACATCCTCGAAGTCCCAGCCGTGCG aaatgaaaaattttacacgtGTTGTGACGAGCCCTACCTCGACATCACGTTCAACATCACCATGAGACGGAAGACTCTGTTTTACACCGTCAATCTTATAATACCGTGTATGGGTATCTCGTTCCTCACGGTATTGGTCTTCTATCTGCCAAGCGACAGTGGCGAGAAG GCCGCAATACCAGATAGATAA
- the LOC107997818 gene encoding acetylcholine receptor subunit alpha-like isoform X1, producing MMKSLVGIMWIVLVLISGCSGNPDAKRLYDDLLSNYNKLVRPVVNVTDALTVKIKLKLSQLIDVNLKNQIMTTNLWVEQSWYDYKLKWDPKEYGGVEMLHVPSDHIWRPDIVLYNNADGNFEVTLATKATLNYTGRVEWKPPAIYKSSCEIDVEYFPFDEQTCVMKFGSWTYDGFQVDLRHIDEIRGSNVVDIGVDLSEFYTSVEWDILEVPAVRNEKFYTCCDEPYLDITFNITMRRKTLFYTVNLIIPCMGISFLTVLVFYLPSDSGEKVSLSISILLSLTVFFLLLAEIIPPTSLVVPLLGKFVLFTMILDTFSICVTVVVLNVHFRSPQTHVMAPWVRRVFIHVLPRLLVMRRYNTPSKRSDYDSRPQYQIDKRSMGSHHGQRVMVRTCNGLELRDPSLFVETSASELVESSVLFPSLDSRDELHPRELEAVNLGSACRIHGSPATTAAPPPQLPTEESVDALCNTLHHWHHCPEIYKAIEGIRFIADHTKREEDSTRVKEDWKYVAMVLDRLFLWIFTLAVVVGTAGIILQAPTLYDDRIPIDVRLSEIASTTAKPHIVTSL from the exons ATGATGAAGAGCCTGGTGGGGATCATGTGGATAGTGTTGGTGCTCATATCAG GATGCTCGGGAAATCCGGACGCGAAGCGGCTGTACGACGACCTCCTGTCGAATTACAACAAGCTGGTTCGTCCAGTGGTCAACGTCACAGACGCCCTCACCGTTAAAATCAAGCTCAAACTCTCTCAGTTGATCGACGTA AATctgaaaaatcaaatcatgACAACGAACCTCTGGGTAGAACAG TCATGGTACGATTACAAGTTAAAATGGGATCCAAAGGAATATGGTGGGGTGGAAATGCTGCACGTGCCATCCGATCATATATGGAGGCCCGATATAGTTTTGTACAACAA CGCCGACGGTAATTTCGAGGTAACGCTGGCAACGAAGGCGACGCTGAATTACACAGGGAGGGTCGAATGGAAGCCACCGGCCATATACAAATCCTCTTGCGAGATCGACGTAGAATACTTTCCGTTCGACGAGCAAACGTGCGTCATGAAGTTTGGCTCGTGGACTTACGACGGCTTCCAG GTTGATCTTCGACACATCGACGAAATTCGTGGCAGCAATGTCGTCGACATCGGCGTTGATCTGTCCGAGTTTTATACTTCCGTCGAGTGGGACATCCTCGAAGTCCCAGCCGTGCG aaatgaaaaattttacacgtGTTGTGACGAGCCCTACCTCGACATCACGTTCAACATCACCATGAGACGGAAGACTCTGTTTTACACCGTCAATCTTATAATACCGTGTATGGGTATCTCGTTCCTCACGGTATTGGTCTTCTATCTGCCAAGCGACAGTGGCGAGAAG GTCAGcctatcaatttcaattttactgtCGCTGACTGTGTTCTTCCTTCTGCTGGCCGAAATTATCCCGCCCACATCGCTCGTAGTACCGCTTCTTGGTAAATTCGTCCTTTTCACCATGATCCTAGACACCTTCAG TATATGCGTAACCGTGGTAGTCCTCAATGTTCACTTCCGGTCGCCACAGACACACGTGATGGCACCATGGGTCCGTCGTGTTTTTATTCATGTTCTGCCAAGACTACTGGTGATGCGCAGGTATAATACGCCTTCGAAGAGATCCGATTATGATTCCAG GCCGCAATACCAGATAGATAAACGTAGCATGGGTAGTCATCATGGTCAACGAGTAATGGTCAGAACGTGCAATGGTCTCGAATTGCGGGATCCGTCACTTTTTGTAGAGACTTCAGCCTCGGAGCTGGTTGAATCTTCCGTTTTGTTTCCGAGTCTCGATTCGCGGGACGAATTACATCCTcg GGAATTAGAAGCTGTGAATTTAGGAAGTGCGTGTCGCATTCACGGTTCACCAGCGACCACGGCTGCTCCTCCACCGCAACTGCCGACTGAGGAGAGCGTGGACGCTCTCTGTAACACTCTTCATCATTGGCATCACTGCccagaaatatataaagctATCGAAGGCATTCGTTTCATTGCTGATCATacgaaaagagaagaggattCTACCAGA gtcAAGGAAGATTGGAAATATGTCGCGATGGTGCTTGACAGGCTATTCCTCTGGATTTTTACATTAGCCGTAGTCGTCGGTACGGCAGGAATCATCCTGCAGGCACCAACGCTTTACGACGATCGCATTCCCATTGACGTACGACTGTCCGAGATCGCTTCCACCACTGCCAAGCCACACATCGTTACGAGCCTCTGA
- the LOC107997818 gene encoding acetylcholine receptor subunit alpha-like isoform X2: MMKSLVGIMWIVLVLISGCSGNPDAKRLYDDLLSNYNKLVRPVVNVTDALTVKIKLKLSQLIDVNLKNQIMTTNLWVEQSWYDYKLKWDPKEYGGVEMLHVPSDHIWRPDIVLYNNADGNFEVTLATKATLNYTGRVEWKPPAIYKSSCEIDVEYFPFDEQTCVMKFGSWTYDGFQVDLRHIDEIRGSNVVDIGVDLSEFYTSVEWDILEVPAVRNEKFYTCCDEPYLDITFNITMRRKTLFYTVNLIIPCMGISFLTVLVFYLPSDSGEKVSLSISILLSLTVFFLLLAEIIPPTSLVVPLLGKFVLFTMILDTFSICVTVVVLNVHFRSPQTHVMAPWVRRVFIHVLPRLLVMRRPQYQIDKRSMGSHHGQRVMVRTCNGLELRDPSLFVETSASELVESSVLFPSLDSRDELHPRELEAVNLGSACRIHGSPATTAAPPPQLPTEESVDALCNTLHHWHHCPEIYKAIEGIRFIADHTKREEDSTRVKEDWKYVAMVLDRLFLWIFTLAVVVGTAGIILQAPTLYDDRIPIDVRLSEIASTTAKPHIVTSL, translated from the exons ATGATGAAGAGCCTGGTGGGGATCATGTGGATAGTGTTGGTGCTCATATCAG GATGCTCGGGAAATCCGGACGCGAAGCGGCTGTACGACGACCTCCTGTCGAATTACAACAAGCTGGTTCGTCCAGTGGTCAACGTCACAGACGCCCTCACCGTTAAAATCAAGCTCAAACTCTCTCAGTTGATCGACGTA AATctgaaaaatcaaatcatgACAACGAACCTCTGGGTAGAACAG TCATGGTACGATTACAAGTTAAAATGGGATCCAAAGGAATATGGTGGGGTGGAAATGCTGCACGTGCCATCCGATCATATATGGAGGCCCGATATAGTTTTGTACAACAA CGCCGACGGTAATTTCGAGGTAACGCTGGCAACGAAGGCGACGCTGAATTACACAGGGAGGGTCGAATGGAAGCCACCGGCCATATACAAATCCTCTTGCGAGATCGACGTAGAATACTTTCCGTTCGACGAGCAAACGTGCGTCATGAAGTTTGGCTCGTGGACTTACGACGGCTTCCAG GTTGATCTTCGACACATCGACGAAATTCGTGGCAGCAATGTCGTCGACATCGGCGTTGATCTGTCCGAGTTTTATACTTCCGTCGAGTGGGACATCCTCGAAGTCCCAGCCGTGCG aaatgaaaaattttacacgtGTTGTGACGAGCCCTACCTCGACATCACGTTCAACATCACCATGAGACGGAAGACTCTGTTTTACACCGTCAATCTTATAATACCGTGTATGGGTATCTCGTTCCTCACGGTATTGGTCTTCTATCTGCCAAGCGACAGTGGCGAGAAG GTCAGcctatcaatttcaattttactgtCGCTGACTGTGTTCTTCCTTCTGCTGGCCGAAATTATCCCGCCCACATCGCTCGTAGTACCGCTTCTTGGTAAATTCGTCCTTTTCACCATGATCCTAGACACCTTCAG TATATGCGTAACCGTGGTAGTCCTCAATGTTCACTTCCGGTCGCCACAGACACACGTGATGGCACCATGGGTCCGTCGTGTTTTTATTCATGTTCTGCCAAGACTACTGGTGATGCGCAG GCCGCAATACCAGATAGATAAACGTAGCATGGGTAGTCATCATGGTCAACGAGTAATGGTCAGAACGTGCAATGGTCTCGAATTGCGGGATCCGTCACTTTTTGTAGAGACTTCAGCCTCGGAGCTGGTTGAATCTTCCGTTTTGTTTCCGAGTCTCGATTCGCGGGACGAATTACATCCTcg GGAATTAGAAGCTGTGAATTTAGGAAGTGCGTGTCGCATTCACGGTTCACCAGCGACCACGGCTGCTCCTCCACCGCAACTGCCGACTGAGGAGAGCGTGGACGCTCTCTGTAACACTCTTCATCATTGGCATCACTGCccagaaatatataaagctATCGAAGGCATTCGTTTCATTGCTGATCATacgaaaagagaagaggattCTACCAGA gtcAAGGAAGATTGGAAATATGTCGCGATGGTGCTTGACAGGCTATTCCTCTGGATTTTTACATTAGCCGTAGTCGTCGGTACGGCAGGAATCATCCTGCAGGCACCAACGCTTTACGACGATCGCATTCCCATTGACGTACGACTGTCCGAGATCGCTTCCACCACTGCCAAGCCACACATCGTTACGAGCCTCTGA
- the LOC107997818 gene encoding acetylcholine receptor subunit alpha-like isoform X3, giving the protein MLHVPSDHIWRPDIVLYNNADGNFEVTLATKATLNYTGRVEWKPPAIYKSSCEIDVEYFPFDEQTCVMKFGSWTYDGFQVDLRHIDEIRGSNVVDIGVDLSEFYTSVEWDILEVPAVRNEKFYTCCDEPYLDITFNITMRRKTLFYTVNLIIPCMGISFLTVLVFYLPSDSGEKVSLSISILLSLTVFFLLLAEIIPPTSLVVPLLGKFVLFTMILDTFSICVTVVVLNVHFRSPQTHVMAPWVRRVFIHVLPRLLVMRRYNTPSKRSDYDSRPQYQIDKRSMGSHHGQRVMVRTCNGLELRDPSLFVETSASELVESSVLFPSLDSRDELHPRELEAVNLGSACRIHGSPATTAAPPPQLPTEESVDALCNTLHHWHHCPEIYKAIEGIRFIADHTKREEDSTRVKEDWKYVAMVLDRLFLWIFTLAVVVGTAGIILQAPTLYDDRIPIDVRLSEIASTTAKPHIVTSL; this is encoded by the exons ATGCTGCACGTGCCATCCGATCATATATGGAGGCCCGATATAGTTTTGTACAACAA CGCCGACGGTAATTTCGAGGTAACGCTGGCAACGAAGGCGACGCTGAATTACACAGGGAGGGTCGAATGGAAGCCACCGGCCATATACAAATCCTCTTGCGAGATCGACGTAGAATACTTTCCGTTCGACGAGCAAACGTGCGTCATGAAGTTTGGCTCGTGGACTTACGACGGCTTCCAG GTTGATCTTCGACACATCGACGAAATTCGTGGCAGCAATGTCGTCGACATCGGCGTTGATCTGTCCGAGTTTTATACTTCCGTCGAGTGGGACATCCTCGAAGTCCCAGCCGTGCG aaatgaaaaattttacacgtGTTGTGACGAGCCCTACCTCGACATCACGTTCAACATCACCATGAGACGGAAGACTCTGTTTTACACCGTCAATCTTATAATACCGTGTATGGGTATCTCGTTCCTCACGGTATTGGTCTTCTATCTGCCAAGCGACAGTGGCGAGAAG GTCAGcctatcaatttcaattttactgtCGCTGACTGTGTTCTTCCTTCTGCTGGCCGAAATTATCCCGCCCACATCGCTCGTAGTACCGCTTCTTGGTAAATTCGTCCTTTTCACCATGATCCTAGACACCTTCAG TATATGCGTAACCGTGGTAGTCCTCAATGTTCACTTCCGGTCGCCACAGACACACGTGATGGCACCATGGGTCCGTCGTGTTTTTATTCATGTTCTGCCAAGACTACTGGTGATGCGCAGGTATAATACGCCTTCGAAGAGATCCGATTATGATTCCAG GCCGCAATACCAGATAGATAAACGTAGCATGGGTAGTCATCATGGTCAACGAGTAATGGTCAGAACGTGCAATGGTCTCGAATTGCGGGATCCGTCACTTTTTGTAGAGACTTCAGCCTCGGAGCTGGTTGAATCTTCCGTTTTGTTTCCGAGTCTCGATTCGCGGGACGAATTACATCCTcg GGAATTAGAAGCTGTGAATTTAGGAAGTGCGTGTCGCATTCACGGTTCACCAGCGACCACGGCTGCTCCTCCACCGCAACTGCCGACTGAGGAGAGCGTGGACGCTCTCTGTAACACTCTTCATCATTGGCATCACTGCccagaaatatataaagctATCGAAGGCATTCGTTTCATTGCTGATCATacgaaaagagaagaggattCTACCAGA gtcAAGGAAGATTGGAAATATGTCGCGATGGTGCTTGACAGGCTATTCCTCTGGATTTTTACATTAGCCGTAGTCGTCGGTACGGCAGGAATCATCCTGCAGGCACCAACGCTTTACGACGATCGCATTCCCATTGACGTACGACTGTCCGAGATCGCTTCCACCACTGCCAAGCCACACATCGTTACGAGCCTCTGA